In one window of Leguminivora glycinivorella isolate SPB_JAAS2020 chromosome 10, LegGlyc_1.1, whole genome shotgun sequence DNA:
- the LOC125230364 gene encoding intraflagellar transport protein 22 homolog, which produces MHLNKIKILLIGPSGSGKTSIANFISESMNIEESGPPKPTQGVRIVEFELSNINVNDKVYNNDIELWDCSGDHRFESCWPALRVGVQGVILVCSPSTANAATREMELLYNYFVSQPKLTTKQCVLFYNCTDEQDDLESLSLSPTFSKVSQVAINLKTGGNRLKIDFSNFVVSILQSINRSI; this is translated from the exons ATGCACttgaacaaaataaaaattttacttATAGGGCCATCCGGC AGTGGAAAAACTTCAATAGCTAATTTCATATCAGAATCAATGAATATTGAAGAATCAGGTCCACCAAAGCCAACTCAAGGTGTTCGTATAGTGGAATTTGAACTGTCTAATATCAATGTCAATGACAAGGTTTATAACAATGACATAGAATTATGGGACTGCAGTGGAGATCACAG atttgaaTCGTGCTGGCCGGCTCTTCGTGTTGGAGTGCAAGGAGTCATACTGGTATGCTCGCCTAGCACTGCAAACGCTGCTACCAGGGAAATGGAGTTACTGTACAATTACTTCGTTTCTCAGCCTAAGCTTACCACTAAGCAATGCGTCCTGTTTTATAATTGCACAGATGAACAAGATGACCTGGAATCTTTGAGCCtgt CTCCCACTTTCTCAAAGGTATCGCAAGTCGCAATAAACCTCAAGACAGGAGGAAATCGTTTAAAAATTGATTTTTCAAACTTTGTCGTCTCTATATTGCAATCAATAAACAGATCTATTTAG